In Flavobacterium sp. N1736, the following are encoded in one genomic region:
- a CDS encoding pyridoxal phosphate-dependent decarboxylase family protein has product MEAQKVIALQQEIAIDNVHDKHVFSNNNKSIGIYRKSMKKAIKAIGNHLKERNTPFTGTSISIIKKKIDNIDIEENIKGKSLDYVLDELKDIYLDDCIHFHNPKYIAHLNCPILTPALVAEAFISSLNSSMDTWDQSTGATFIELKLVDWTLEKLGYPKNADGIFTSGGTQSNMMGLLLARDHYIKKHYGIDPKMDGLPPEASKFRVLCSEVSHFSLKKNLSLLGLGQNAVIPVAVDPDFKMNTNALKKVIQQQKDLGNIPIAVVGTAGTTDFGSIDPLAEIAAVANENDLWFHVDAAYGGGLLISDIHRYKLDGIELSDSATIDYHKTFYQPVSSSGFFMRDKSFVDYIKYHADYLNSKEQEDEGIPNMVKKSIQTTRRFDALKLWFTLRMIGTKGLGSYMEKAIENAQFTANLLRHRDDFEIIHKPEISAVVFRYTPFNGTDSSYCAVNSYIRKAIFNEGKAIITSTKVYNEVFLKFTLLNPLTTPQDIEEVIDLIVHHGNEYSLKN; this is encoded by the coding sequence ATGGAAGCACAAAAAGTAATAGCATTACAGCAAGAAATTGCAATTGATAATGTGCATGATAAGCATGTTTTTTCGAACAATAATAAATCGATTGGGATTTATAGAAAAAGCATGAAAAAAGCCATTAAAGCAATTGGAAATCACTTAAAAGAAAGGAATACCCCATTTACAGGAACCAGTATTTCAATCATTAAAAAGAAAATTGACAACATTGATATCGAAGAAAATATAAAAGGCAAAAGCCTGGATTATGTTTTAGACGAATTGAAAGACATTTATCTCGACGATTGTATTCATTTTCATAATCCAAAATACATTGCGCATCTTAACTGCCCAATTCTTACGCCGGCACTTGTTGCTGAGGCTTTTATATCATCCTTAAATTCCTCTATGGATACCTGGGATCAAAGTACCGGAGCTACTTTTATCGAATTAAAACTGGTAGACTGGACGCTTGAAAAATTAGGTTATCCAAAAAATGCCGACGGAATTTTTACCAGCGGAGGAACACAATCCAACATGATGGGATTGCTTTTGGCAAGAGATCATTATATTAAAAAACATTACGGAATTGACCCAAAAATGGACGGTTTACCGCCGGAAGCTTCAAAATTCAGGGTTTTATGTTCAGAAGTAAGTCATTTTAGCCTAAAGAAAAACCTGAGTTTATTAGGTTTAGGACAAAATGCAGTAATTCCCGTTGCCGTAGATCCTGATTTTAAGATGAATACCAACGCTTTGAAAAAAGTGATACAACAGCAAAAAGATTTAGGAAACATTCCGATCGCAGTTGTGGGAACAGCCGGAACAACAGATTTTGGTTCTATAGATCCATTGGCAGAAATTGCTGCTGTGGCAAACGAAAACGACTTGTGGTTTCACGTAGATGCAGCTTATGGCGGCGGATTATTGATTAGCGATATTCACAGATATAAACTGGACGGAATTGAATTATCAGACTCAGCAACAATAGATTATCATAAAACTTTTTATCAACCCGTGAGTTCAAGCGGTTTTTTTATGAGAGATAAATCATTCGTCGATTACATAAAATACCACGCCGATTATCTAAATTCGAAAGAACAGGAAGACGAAGGAATTCCAAACATGGTAAAAAAATCAATCCAGACAACACGCCGTTTTGATGCCTTAAAATTGTGGTTTACGCTAAGAATGATCGGAACAAAAGGTTTGGGATCATATATGGAAAAAGCAATCGAAAATGCACAATTTACAGCCAATTTGCTTCGACACAGAGACGATTTTGAAATCATTCATAAACCAGAAATAAGTGCCGTTGTATTTCGTTACACACCATTTAACGGAACTGACTCATCATATTGTGCTGTAAATAGTTACATCCGTAAAGCGATTTTTAACGAAGGAAAAGCCATTATCACAAGCACAAAAGTTTACAATGAAGTATTCCTGAAATTTACCCTTTTAAATCCGTTAACAACGCCTCAGGATATTGAAGAAGTGATCGATTTAATTGTACATCACGGAAATGAATATTCATTAAAAAATTAA
- a CDS encoding lysine N(6)-hydroxylase/L-ornithine N(5)-oxygenase family protein, which translates to MTNKTYDFIAVGVGPFNLSLACLTAPIENLDGLFFDKNESFNWHPGMLLQDTTLQIPFMADLVTLADPTSPFSFLNYIKQQGKMYSFYIRENFLLLRNEYNQYCQWAIKKLPNVFFNTEVTAIEYDENQELYIVKTVAVKTNVATIYKTKKIVLGTGTAPHIPKSCQNLKGKAIHSSAYIQNKAELQKQKSITVLGSGQSAAEVFNDLLQEIDVYGYQLNWITRSSRFFPMDYSKLTLEMTSPEYVDYFYNLPSDKRDHLLKNQKLLYKGINKDLIATIFDTIYNKKVITEIDVNLRTNAACTKASFDENNKSFELELHQVEQDKRYRHKTDALVLATGYGYKLPQFLEGIANRIQWDEKGRFAANRNYSIDNNGNEVFVQNAELHTHGFVTPDLGMACYRNSYIIKEITGVEHYAVETKIAFQEFGVPASEVIENSVFETIA; encoded by the coding sequence ATGACAAATAAAACATACGATTTCATTGCCGTTGGAGTAGGGCCTTTTAACCTGAGTCTGGCGTGTTTAACTGCGCCAATTGAAAACCTTGATGGTTTGTTTTTTGATAAAAACGAATCCTTCAACTGGCATCCGGGCATGTTGCTGCAGGATACGACCTTGCAAATTCCGTTTATGGCAGATTTAGTGACTTTAGCAGATCCAACAAGTCCGTTTAGTTTCTTAAATTACATCAAACAGCAAGGTAAAATGTATTCGTTTTACATTCGTGAAAACTTTTTATTATTAAGAAACGAATACAATCAATATTGTCAATGGGCGATTAAAAAACTGCCAAATGTATTTTTTAATACCGAAGTTACCGCAATCGAATACGATGAAAATCAGGAACTTTATATTGTAAAAACAGTTGCTGTAAAAACGAATGTTGCAACAATCTACAAGACAAAAAAGATTGTTTTAGGAACAGGAACTGCACCGCATATTCCGAAATCCTGCCAGAATTTAAAAGGAAAAGCAATTCATTCCTCAGCTTATATTCAGAATAAAGCAGAACTTCAAAAACAAAAATCAATCACGGTTTTAGGAAGCGGACAAAGTGCTGCGGAAGTTTTTAATGATCTTTTACAGGAAATTGACGTTTACGGATATCAGTTAAACTGGATTACAAGATCGTCACGTTTTTTTCCGATGGATTACAGCAAGTTAACGCTCGAAATGACCTCTCCGGAATATGTCGATTATTTCTACAATCTTCCGTCAGACAAAAGAGATCATTTGCTAAAAAATCAAAAATTATTGTACAAAGGAATCAATAAAGACTTGATTGCAACGATTTTCGACACGATTTACAACAAAAAAGTAATTACAGAAATTGATGTAAACCTAAGAACAAATGCCGCTTGTACAAAAGCTTCTTTTGATGAAAATAATAAGTCTTTTGAATTAGAATTACATCAGGTTGAACAAGATAAAAGATACCGTCATAAAACCGATGCACTGGTTTTGGCAACAGGTTACGGGTATAAATTGCCTCAGTTTCTTGAAGGAATTGCAAACAGAATTCAATGGGATGAGAAAGGACGTTTTGCTGCCAACAGAAATTACAGTATTGACAATAATGGCAATGAAGTTTTTGTTCAAAATGCAGAATTACACACGCACGGCTTTGTAACACCCGATTTAGGAATGGCTTGTTATCGAAATTCATACATAATCAAAGAAATTACCGGAGTTGAACATTATGCGGTTGAAACCAAAATTGCTTTTCAGGAATTTGGAGTTCCGGCGTCAGAAGTTATAGAGAATTCGGTATTTGAAACAATCGCATAA
- a CDS encoding DUF1624 domain-containing protein: METIQKKKRVLAIDFARGSSVILMMMVHTMLIYGTIATQTNTVLGEIILWLGRGTTMFLVSMGISFVLSRRQSFLAVCKRALYILAIGYGMNILKFLVPEFIFGGLPKAFISAYGLQSGTLQTGIFFLLLGDILQLAGITLFIMGLINHFSKSKYVPLIVALLIISVSKELSGFRVGITGLDYICDLFFSNQFNVYFPVFPWSAFILIGMFMGRWYKELNENQELFFKRMLFVGLGFIAVGGILNFSNPEYHFGDYYHLGPGGSILLLGTNLVLYWFVNIIVHLFKENNSVFNLLTFCSKHVTSLYVIQWVLINWGMYVFGFWQHDQWVVLGLFPVVIATSLSIQIAYNEIKIFLGSGSTSIRPNRFLKPVRSVLNNKN, encoded by the coding sequence ATGGAAACAATTCAGAAAAAAAAGAGAGTTTTGGCAATTGATTTTGCCAGAGGTTCAAGTGTAATCCTAATGATGATGGTGCACACCATGTTAATTTACGGCACAATTGCCACACAAACCAATACTGTTTTAGGAGAAATTATTTTGTGGTTAGGGCGCGGAACAACAATGTTTTTGGTTAGCATGGGAATTTCTTTTGTGCTGTCAAGACGACAAAGTTTTCTGGCCGTTTGCAAAAGAGCTTTATACATTTTGGCAATTGGTTACGGAATGAATATTTTGAAATTTCTGGTTCCCGAATTCATTTTTGGCGGACTTCCGAAAGCTTTTATTTCAGCTTATGGCTTACAATCAGGCACTTTACAAACAGGGATTTTCTTTTTGCTTTTAGGCGATATTCTACAACTTGCCGGAATCACTTTGTTTATCATGGGATTAATAAATCATTTTAGCAAAAGCAAATATGTACCGTTAATTGTGGCTTTGCTGATTATTTCGGTTTCAAAAGAATTAAGCGGTTTCAGAGTTGGAATTACGGGTTTGGATTATATCTGCGATTTGTTTTTCAGCAATCAGTTTAATGTCTATTTCCCTGTATTTCCGTGGAGTGCCTTTATTTTAATCGGAATGTTTATGGGAAGATGGTACAAAGAATTAAACGAAAATCAGGAACTATTTTTTAAAAGAATGCTCTTTGTTGGTCTTGGTTTTATAGCCGTTGGAGGAATTTTAAACTTCTCAAATCCTGAATATCATTTTGGCGATTATTATCATTTAGGTCCCGGCGGAAGCATTTTATTACTGGGAACAAATTTGGTTTTATATTGGTTTGTCAACATCATTGTTCATTTGTTTAAAGAAAATAATAGCGTGTTCAATTTACTGACTTTTTGCAGTAAACATGTAACGAGTTTATATGTAATTCAATGGGTTTTGATCAATTGGGGAATGTATGTTTTTGGTTTTTGGCAACACGATCAATGGGTTGTTTTAGGATTATTTCCCGTTGTTATCGCCACAAGTCTAAGCATTCAGATTGCTTACAACGAAATTAAAATATTTTTGGGGTCTGGTAGTACCTCGATTAGACCTAACAGGTTTTTAAAACCTGTTAGGTCTGTATTGAACAATAAAAATTAA
- a CDS encoding GNAT family N-acetyltransferase, with the protein MSTYKPIYSTTIPDFGTIDFRPLQLETDAEIIYDWVNRDYAQYWGMQGKTLEEVRLEYEKITKESDVFIGLVNGEISFLLERYNPKQDIIRNYYAVQEYDCGIHIIVAPSTKPVHQFTWHIFSSIMKFVFRDLTIQRIVVEPDIRNKKMFDICHRVGFEDAHVVNLPHKTALLAFCTREQFIKKIDSFNLNYTEMNTENQLEFPEKAITHIQPEVWEKANRLLVKKAICEFSHELLIEPILESGVQNSNKYTLFSDDKSVKYTFKAQQLAMNHLNIEVNSISKYINDEEIALDAVDFIQEFKTSLGISEQLLPSYIEEIISTLYGSCYKLLKENSTSKSLANSDFQTIEQAMMEGHPGFVANNGRIGYNSMDYKAYAPEAGNPFKILWLAGHRDRTVYAGTKKLDYDTLIQQELGSETISKFNATIKERGQNPADYFFIPVHPWQWFNKLANLFSPEIAKGKLICVGYGPDLYQAQQSIRTLFNLSNPKKFYTKTSLSILNMGFMRGLPVFYLGTAPEMAEWLDQLLSGDAYLQKAGFGMLGEVASVSYINPYFESFGKHNPYNKMIASLWRESPVAKLKNDEQLMTMAAFLHLDKDGNSLLSEIIKASGLSIDSWLSEYFKVYLSPLLHCFYQYDLVFMPHGENLILGLENHVPVRSFMKDITEEAVILNPDVEIPKNIDRIYAEVPEDVKLLSIFIDVFDGFFRFMSAILVASDNYSEDRYWELVAECISDYQEQNPHLEAKFEKYDLFANEFQLSCLNRLQLNNNKTMIDLDDPVALLQFQGKLQNPIAPYKKIIA; encoded by the coding sequence ATGAGTACATATAAACCTATTTATAGCACCACAATTCCAGATTTTGGCACAATAGATTTTCGTCCGTTGCAATTAGAAACCGATGCTGAAATTATTTATGATTGGGTCAATCGTGATTATGCCCAATATTGGGGCATGCAGGGAAAAACATTGGAAGAAGTTCGTTTAGAATATGAAAAAATAACCAAAGAATCTGATGTTTTTATTGGATTGGTAAATGGAGAAATTTCTTTTTTATTAGAGCGCTACAATCCAAAACAAGATATTATCAGAAACTATTATGCTGTTCAGGAATATGATTGTGGCATTCATATTATTGTCGCGCCGTCAACAAAACCGGTACATCAGTTTACCTGGCATATTTTTTCGAGTATTATGAAATTTGTTTTCAGAGATTTAACTATTCAACGTATTGTGGTTGAACCGGATATCAGAAATAAAAAAATGTTCGACATCTGTCATCGCGTTGGTTTTGAAGATGCGCATGTAGTCAATTTACCGCATAAAACAGCCTTGCTTGCTTTTTGTACGCGAGAACAATTTATCAAAAAAATAGATTCATTTAACCTCAATTATACCGAAATGAATACCGAAAATCAATTAGAATTTCCCGAAAAAGCCATCACGCATATACAACCCGAAGTGTGGGAAAAAGCCAATCGTTTATTAGTAAAAAAAGCCATTTGTGAGTTTTCGCACGAACTATTAATCGAACCAATATTAGAATCCGGCGTTCAAAATAGTAATAAATACACATTGTTTTCTGATGATAAATCGGTGAAATATACTTTTAAGGCACAACAGCTCGCCATGAATCATTTAAATATAGAAGTTAATTCTATTTCTAAATATATAAATGACGAAGAAATAGCTTTAGACGCCGTTGATTTTATTCAGGAATTCAAAACCAGTTTAGGAATTTCAGAACAATTATTGCCGTCTTACATCGAAGAAATTATCAGTACACTTTACGGAAGCTGTTATAAATTATTAAAAGAAAATTCTACTTCAAAATCATTAGCCAATTCTGATTTTCAAACCATTGAACAAGCCATGATGGAAGGTCATCCGGGATTTGTTGCTAACAACGGCAGAATTGGTTACAACAGCATGGATTACAAAGCCTACGCGCCGGAAGCAGGAAATCCGTTTAAGATTTTATGGCTCGCCGGACATCGCGACAGAACCGTTTATGCGGGAACTAAAAAACTCGATTATGACACACTAATTCAGCAGGAATTAGGTTCAGAAACCATTTCAAAATTCAACGCCACAATCAAAGAAAGAGGACAAAATCCAGCCGATTATTTCTTTATTCCCGTGCATCCGTGGCAATGGTTTAATAAACTGGCTAATTTATTTTCGCCGGAAATTGCCAAAGGAAAACTAATTTGTGTTGGTTACGGACCAGATTTATATCAGGCACAGCAATCCATCAGAACTTTATTTAATTTAAGTAATCCGAAAAAATTCTATACAAAAACCTCACTTTCAATCCTAAATATGGGCTTTATGCGCGGTTTGCCGGTATTTTATTTGGGAACTGCGCCTGAAATGGCTGAATGGCTCGATCAATTATTAAGCGGCGACGCATATTTACAAAAAGCAGGGTTCGGAATGTTGGGCGAAGTCGCTTCTGTAAGTTACATCAATCCGTATTTTGAAAGCTTTGGAAAACACAATCCGTACAACAAAATGATCGCTTCATTATGGCGGGAAAGTCCGGTGGCAAAACTCAAAAACGACGAACAATTGATGACAATGGCGGCATTTTTGCATCTGGATAAAGACGGAAATTCATTATTATCTGAAATCATAAAAGCTTCGGGGTTATCAATAGATTCCTGGCTTTCCGAGTATTTCAAGGTTTATTTAAGCCCGTTATTACATTGCTTTTATCAATATGATTTGGTTTTTATGCCACACGGCGAAAACCTTATTTTAGGATTAGAAAATCACGTTCCGGTGCGTTCTTTTATGAAAGATATTACCGAAGAAGCCGTAATTCTCAATCCCGATGTGGAGATTCCGAAAAACATCGACAGAATTTATGCAGAAGTTCCAGAAGACGTAAAACTACTTTCGATTTTTATTGATGTTTTTGATGGATTTTTCCGTTTTATGTCGGCAATTTTGGTTGCAAGCGATAATTATTCAGAAGATCGTTATTGGGAATTGGTGGCAGAATGTATCTCTGATTATCAGGAACAAAATCCACATTTAGAAGCTAAATTCGAGAAATACGATTTGTTTGCCAATGAATTTCAGCTGTCTTGCTTAAACCGTTTGCAATTAAACAACAATAAAACCATGATCGATCTTGACGATCCAGTGGCGTTGTTACAATTTCAGGGAAAACTGCAAAACCCGATTGCACCGTACAAAAAAATAATCGCTTAA
- a CDS encoding GNAT family N-acetyltransferase, which translates to MNSIITHPENDVSTAVVFVKTIPGLGVFELRSIDMETDIKLIHNWVNRDYAVYWEMNGFSEEEVKNTYYNILEKAQVYMGVFNGKVAFLLECYDPQNDLVGKYYESQKGDKGMHILVAPSEKPIPNFTWTIFTVILDFIFSDSKNKRIVVEPDARNHKIHLLNKRAGFVFQHVLDLPHKKAHLEFCTREDYYKALQSV; encoded by the coding sequence ATGAATAGTATAATAACTCATCCTGAAAATGATGTCTCAACAGCTGTTGTTTTTGTAAAAACGATTCCCGGTTTAGGTGTTTTTGAACTGCGGTCAATTGATATGGAAACAGATATCAAATTGATTCACAATTGGGTCAATCGCGATTATGCGGTTTATTGGGAAATGAATGGATTTTCTGAAGAAGAAGTCAAAAATACGTATTACAATATTTTAGAAAAAGCGCAGGTTTATATGGGCGTTTTTAACGGGAAAGTGGCTTTTTTATTAGAATGTTACGATCCGCAAAACGATTTGGTAGGCAAATATTATGAATCGCAAAAAGGCGATAAAGGCATGCATATTCTGGTGGCACCGTCAGAAAAACCAATCCCGAATTTTACCTGGACTATTTTTACGGTAATTCTTGATTTTATTTTTTCAGATTCAAAAAACAAGCGAATTGTGGTAGAACCTGACGCACGAAATCATAAAATTCATTTACTGAATAAAAGAGCCGGATTTGTTTTTCAGCACGTTCTCGATTTACCGCATAAAAAAGCACATCTCGAATTTTGTACCCGCGAAGATTATTATAAAGCATTACAATCGGTTTAA
- a CDS encoding IucA/IucC family protein, protein MEKPTQNIQHLTKENWNKANRLLLKKTLSEFAHELLIVPVSNGTNFYTISSPDKTAEYSFEASVLSLNHWSIAVESIKKTKNEIDSPLLLLEFIIEFKDVLGIGESLLPTYLEEITSTLYSTAYKIANEKYNSKDLLELDYQIIEHAMTEGHPCFVANSGKNGFNIDDFAAFSPEANAPVQLLWLAGHRSKTTFTAIEALDYKKVLQQELDSETILSFKNILKSQGFDVDDYYFFPVHPWQWFNKLALIFAPDIAEGHLICLGYGEDEYSAQQSIRTFFNISSPEKFYAKTALSVINMGFMRGLSPYYMESTPAITEWVANLVENDVYLQQKGFTLLGEVATLGYRNFLYEPLGRSIPHNKMLATLWRESPIPKLSKNQKIMTMAALLHVDQSGSSFVRELIKKSGISAKLWIKSYLNAYLSSLLHCFYEHEMVFMPHGENLILVLENHVPVKAIMKDITEEVMVFNAAIPLPEKVKRIHIDMKESLKILCIFNDVFQFYFRFLSAILSESKTLSEEDFWSEVADCIAQYQEDQPHLKEQFKKYNLFAPNFDSCCLNRLQLRNNKQMLDLADPIDSLQFVGKLTNPVAAFIPVI, encoded by the coding sequence ATGGAAAAACCAACCCAAAATATACAGCACTTAACAAAAGAAAACTGGAACAAAGCAAACAGGCTTTTACTCAAAAAAACGTTAAGTGAATTTGCGCACGAATTATTGATTGTTCCAGTTTCAAATGGCACTAATTTCTATACTATTTCTTCTCCTGATAAAACAGCTGAATATAGTTTTGAAGCTTCTGTTTTATCCTTAAATCATTGGTCTATTGCAGTTGAATCGATCAAAAAAACAAAAAACGAAATAGATTCGCCTTTGCTTTTATTAGAATTTATAATAGAATTCAAAGACGTTTTAGGCATCGGCGAAAGCCTGTTACCAACGTATTTAGAAGAAATTACAAGCACTTTATACAGCACCGCATATAAAATTGCAAACGAAAAATACAATTCAAAAGATTTACTTGAATTGGATTATCAAATCATTGAACACGCAATGACAGAAGGACATCCGTGTTTTGTAGCAAACAGCGGTAAAAACGGTTTTAATATTGATGATTTTGCCGCTTTTTCTCCAGAAGCCAATGCGCCCGTACAATTATTGTGGCTCGCCGGACATAGGAGCAAAACTACTTTTACGGCGATAGAAGCTTTAGATTATAAAAAAGTATTGCAGCAGGAGTTGGATTCTGAAACCATTTTAAGTTTCAAAAACATATTAAAATCGCAGGGATTTGATGTTGATGATTATTATTTTTTTCCCGTGCATCCATGGCAATGGTTCAATAAACTGGCATTGATTTTTGCGCCGGATATTGCCGAAGGACATTTGATTTGTCTGGGTTATGGTGAAGACGAATATTCCGCACAACAATCTATTCGTACGTTTTTTAATATTTCTTCGCCGGAGAAATTTTATGCAAAAACGGCACTTTCTGTTATCAATATGGGTTTCATGCGCGGACTTTCTCCATATTACATGGAAAGTACGCCCGCAATAACGGAATGGGTTGCAAATCTGGTAGAAAATGATGTGTATTTACAGCAAAAAGGCTTTACATTATTAGGAGAAGTTGCCACTCTTGGCTATCGCAATTTTTTATACGAGCCTTTAGGACGAAGTATTCCGCATAATAAAATGCTTGCCACATTATGGCGCGAAAGTCCGATCCCGAAATTGTCTAAAAATCAAAAGATTATGACAATGGCTGCTTTGTTACATGTGGATCAGTCCGGAAGTTCTTTTGTTCGTGAATTGATAAAAAAATCGGGAATTAGCGCCAAATTGTGGATTAAAAGTTACCTCAACGCTTATCTTTCGTCCTTATTACATTGTTTTTATGAGCACGAAATGGTTTTTATGCCTCATGGCGAAAACCTGATTTTAGTTTTAGAAAATCACGTTCCCGTAAAAGCCATTATGAAAGATATTACCGAAGAAGTTATGGTTTTTAATGCTGCAATTCCGCTGCCGGAAAAAGTAAAACGTATTCATATTGATATGAAAGAATCGTTGAAAATCCTGTGCATTTTTAATGACGTTTTTCAATTCTATTTCCGTTTTCTTTCTGCAATTTTATCAGAATCAAAAACACTTTCTGAAGAAGATTTCTGGTCAGAAGTTGCCGATTGTATCGCACAATATCAGGAAGATCAGCCACATTTAAAAGAACAATTCAAAAAATACAATTTATTTGCTCCCAATTTTGACTCGTGTTGCCTGAATCGTTTGCAATTGCGAAATAACAAGCAAATGTTAGATTTAGCAGATCCTATTGATAGTCTTCAGTTTGTTGGGAAACTAACGAATCCTGTTGCAGCGTTTATTCCTGTTATTTAA
- a CDS encoding Abi family protein translates to MSLAYGAEWYLNENHFHSKLHFDELLDKILENINDSSEEFIVKHAVNHPNEQPESWKALEVVTLNTLSKLYSNLKPQLAEKSKIANEFGLNSSKDFSSWLRTITFIRNMIAHHSRLWNRVMINAYSWPSNTRFPLLNYFPDTERRKKVFPIMSAIIYINDIISPGNNLKQELFDLLNQFPNTPIYKMGFPPKWKEQPIFKKV, encoded by the coding sequence ATGTCATTAGCTTACGGAGCAGAATGGTATTTGAATGAAAATCATTTTCATTCAAAACTGCATTTTGATGAGCTTTTGGATAAAATATTAGAAAACATAAATGATAGCAGTGAAGAATTTATAGTAAAACATGCGGTTAATCATCCTAATGAACAACCTGAGAGCTGGAAAGCTTTGGAAGTTGTAACCTTAAATACTTTATCTAAATTATACAGTAATTTAAAGCCTCAACTAGCTGAAAAATCAAAAATAGCAAATGAATTTGGCTTAAATAGTTCAAAAGATTTCTCTAGCTGGTTGCGAACAATAACCTTTATAAGAAATATGATTGCACATCATAGCCGATTATGGAATAGGGTAATGATTAATGCATACAGTTGGCCGTCAAATACACGTTTCCCTCTATTGAATTACTTTCCTGACACTGAAAGACGAAAAAAAGTGTTTCCAATTATGTCAGCCATTATCTATATTAATGATATAATTAGTCCTGGAAATAATTTAAAACAAGAATTATTTGATTTATTAAATCAATTTCCTAATACTCCAATTTATAAAATGGGATTTCCTCCGAAATGGAAAGAACAGCCAATTTTTAAAAAAGTTTAA
- a CDS encoding Abi family protein, with product MKFHDISKATHFLANISYYRLKGYWWEMQEDYDDHLFQENVFFEDVIDLYNFDRHFRIIFI from the coding sequence ATGAAATTTCATGATATTTCAAAAGCAACTCATTTTTTGGCAAATATAAGCTATTATCGTTTGAAAGGATATTGGTGGGAAATGCAAGAAGATTACGATGATCACCTTTTTCAGGAAAATGTATTTTTTGAAGACGTTATAGATCTTTATAATTTTGATCGTCACTTTCGTATAATTTTTATTTAA